In Jannaschia sp. M317, a single genomic region encodes these proteins:
- a CDS encoding polysaccharide biosynthesis tyrosine autokinase — translation MTHNATDPADRSGAFGGFRPGGEELLDGIDPREVLRGIWQGRYVIALTAVLFGVVAYLAVSQITPTYTSIAKVLLDPRERSFVSDDQVVSDLNLNSEVVASEISILQSNVLLEQVARRLQADRPDLLEAFYPSTAAPSLPKRVLAMVGIGDLPDTGTPQAELSPARLDGVVWALRRATDVWRDGDAYIISILAETENPVFSAMVAGTIAEVYIAEQLAGRQATANQATAQIEVRVEELRKQVEAAEQRVQDYRANTLEQNGTSIEILSQRLLDLNEELVKARIERGAAEARYNEMQRAITEGGFEALGNMVTSEAISELTTRRLELEASDAEWAERFRTDHPERRKIQNRLNEVDRALEAEIARALDAQRNELQIARVREQTMQETLTEVEGEFQDASRNSIGLRQLERESEAIRSVYQDLLTRVAQTRTQESFQVADARLIERATVPGAPAAPRPKLMTVLGLIVGAAVGFAIVLLRRLTSRTFRSMAELERFAGHPVVAVMAEQNWNSPRKALLEIETNRMGPVAESVRALRNHLNTGAQSMMTRSIVLMSPLSGDGKTTTTLLLARLAEMADEMVVVVDFDLRQNTLAKELILGERPGTSDYLCDECTLDEAIIRDDDMGFDIVTAGTCGPTAADDLRSANVRQMLDELKETYDVVLVNCPAMLQVPDATLIAKAVDQCLLLVRHDSTPQAAVKRCLSILGNHKVTIDGLIMTRADPDDVEEGYLYSYGYS, via the coding sequence ATGACCCATAACGCCACCGATCCAGCCGATCGGTCGGGGGCTTTTGGAGGCTTCAGGCCGGGCGGCGAAGAGCTGCTCGACGGTATCGACCCGCGCGAGGTGCTGCGCGGCATCTGGCAGGGGCGCTATGTCATTGCCCTGACCGCCGTTCTGTTCGGGGTCGTGGCCTATCTGGCCGTGTCGCAGATCACGCCCACCTATACGTCGATCGCCAAGGTCCTGCTGGACCCGCGCGAACGATCCTTCGTCAGCGACGATCAGGTGGTGTCCGACCTGAACCTGAATTCCGAGGTGGTCGCCTCGGAGATCTCGATCCTGCAATCCAACGTCCTGCTGGAACAGGTGGCACGGCGTCTTCAAGCGGACCGCCCCGACCTGTTGGAGGCGTTCTATCCCAGCACCGCCGCCCCGTCCCTGCCAAAGCGTGTTCTGGCCATGGTGGGGATCGGGGATCTGCCCGACACGGGCACCCCGCAGGCGGAGCTGAGCCCCGCGCGTCTGGACGGTGTCGTCTGGGCGCTGCGCCGGGCCACGGATGTCTGGCGCGACGGCGATGCCTATATCATCTCGATCCTGGCCGAGACGGAGAACCCGGTGTTTTCCGCCATGGTCGCGGGCACCATCGCCGAGGTCTATATCGCCGAACAGCTGGCCGGACGTCAGGCCACCGCCAACCAGGCCACCGCCCAGATCGAGGTCCGGGTCGAGGAGCTGCGCAAGCAGGTCGAAGCCGCCGAACAACGCGTGCAGGACTATCGTGCCAACACCCTGGAACAGAACGGCACCAGCATCGAAATCCTGTCGCAGCGCCTGCTGGACCTGAACGAGGAACTGGTGAAGGCCCGCATCGAACGCGGTGCCGCCGAGGCCCGCTATAACGAAATGCAGCGCGCCATCACCGAAGGCGGCTTCGAGGCGCTTGGCAACATGGTCACCTCGGAGGCCATTTCCGAGCTGACCACCCGGCGGCTGGAGCTGGAGGCCTCGGACGCGGAATGGGCCGAGCGATTCCGCACCGACCATCCCGAACGCCGCAAGATCCAGAACCGCCTGAACGAGGTCGACCGCGCGCTAGAGGCGGAAATCGCCCGCGCGCTGGACGCGCAGCGCAACGAATTGCAGATCGCTCGCGTGCGCGAACAGACCATGCAGGAAACCCTGACCGAGGTGGAAGGCGAGTTTCAGGACGCGTCCCGCAACTCCATCGGTCTGCGCCAGCTGGAACGCGAAAGCGAGGCGATCCGGTCCGTCTATCAGGATCTGCTGACCCGCGTGGCCCAGACCCGGACGCAGGAAAGCTTTCAGGTGGCCGACGCGCGGTTGATCGAACGCGCGACTGTGCCCGGTGCGCCCGCCGCCCCGCGCCCCAAGCTGATGACCGTGCTGGGCCTGATCGTCGGGGCCGCCGTGGGCTTTGCCATTGTGCTGCTGCGCCGGCTGACGTCGCGCACCTTCCGCAGCATGGCAGAGCTGGAGCGGTTTGCCGGGCATCCCGTCGTCGCCGTCATGGCCGAACAGAACTGGAATTCCCCGCGCAAGGCCCTGCTCGAGATCGAGACCAATCGCATGGGACCGGTCGCCGAAAGCGTGCGGGCCCTGCGCAACCATCTGAACACCGGCGCGCAGTCGATGATGACGCGGTCGATCGTGTTGATGTCGCCCCTGTCGGGCGACGGCAAGACAACCACGACGCTGTTGCTGGCGCGGCTGGCGGAAATGGCCGACGAGATGGTCGTGGTGGTCGATTTCGACCTGCGGCAGAACACCCTGGCCAAGGAATTGATCCTGGGCGAGCGGCCAGGCACCTCGGACTATCTGTGCGATGAATGCACCCTGGACGAGGCCATCATCCGCGACGACGACATGGGGTTCGACATCGTCACCGCCGGCACCTGCGGCCCCACCGCCGCCGACGATCTGCGCAGCGCGAACGTGCGCCAGATGCTCGACGAGTTGAAGGAAACCTACGACGTCGTGCTGGTGAACTGCCCCGCCATGTTGCAGGTGCCCGACGCCACGCTGATCGCCAAGGCGGTCGACCAATGCCTGCTGCTGGTGCGCCACGACAGCACGCCGCAGGCGGCGGTCAAACGCTGTCTGTCGATCCTGGGCAACCACAAGGTGACCATCGACGGGTTGATCATGACCCGCGCAGATCCCGACGATGTCGAAGAAGGATATCTCTATTCCTATGGCTATTCCTGA
- a CDS encoding polysaccharide pyruvyl transferase family protein, with translation MQGGPAPVVVPDPGLLAADCYGPVEAAPGLVGLCVTDFGILGHHADSVVAGQGGGPAFYAGIARALIAGGCRVRLFTNGAAEDRALRDLVAADLAEEIAAGRAEGPADPQRPAGLAAQVAECATVIAHRLHACIIAYSYRRPVVGLGWDSKLESFFAAVGQPEAFVGSASVTPEGIASLALAVAERGIDPQAHAVHTQAAWAGIDRLLACATAPAAR, from the coding sequence ATGCAGGGCGGGCCCGCGCCCGTCGTGGTGCCCGATCCGGGGCTGCTGGCTGCCGATTGCTATGGTCCGGTCGAGGCGGCGCCGGGGCTGGTTGGTCTGTGTGTCACCGACTTTGGCATTCTGGGGCACCACGCCGATTCCGTCGTGGCCGGGCAGGGTGGCGGGCCCGCGTTCTATGCGGGCATTGCGCGGGCGCTGATTGCGGGGGGATGCCGGGTGCGGCTGTTCACCAACGGGGCCGCCGAGGACCGCGCCCTGCGCGACCTGGTTGCGGCCGACCTTGCCGAAGAAATCGCCGCCGGGCGTGCCGAGGGTCCCGCCGACCCGCAACGCCCCGCCGGTCTGGCGGCACAGGTGGCGGAGTGTGCGACCGTGATCGCGCACCGGCTGCACGCCTGCATCATCGCCTACAGCTATCGCCGGCCTGTCGTGGGCTTGGGCTGGGACAGCAAGCTGGAGTCGTTCTTTGCCGCCGTCGGACAGCCCGAGGCCTTTGTCGGCTCTGCCAGCGTCACGCCCGAGGGGATCGCTTCGCTGGCTTTGGCTGTCGCGGAACGGGGCATCGACCCGCAGGCCCATGCCGTCCACACCCAGGCCGCCTGGGCCGGGATCGACCGGCTGCTGGCCTGCGCTACCGCACCCGCCGCAAGGTGA
- a CDS encoding glycosyltransferase, which produces MAIPDRPRVALIHYWLTGMRGGEKVLEALCRMYPQADIFTHVADPPALSDTLRAHKITETFIGRLPAAKSKYQAYLPLMPRALEGVDLTGYDLVISSEAGPAKGVIVPPDCFHLCYCHSPMRYLWDQYHVYRAGTGRVQKLAMSVFAHGLRQWDVTSAARVDAFAANSNHVADRIRKYWRRDAAVVAPPVAVEDFAPVADVGDSYLWLGELAPYKRPDIAVEAFSRLGLPLTIIGGPQKTVDALKAGAKDNVTFLGKTDFATLKDHLARCRALIFPGEEDFGIVPVEAMASGRPVIAYGRGGACDSVVDGKTGLLFPHQSVADLVAAVERFEAERLYDVDPQALVEHAAGFAESAFRAGIEALIPAHLRPAG; this is translated from the coding sequence ATGGCTATTCCTGACAGGCCGCGCGTTGCGCTGATCCACTATTGGCTGACGGGGATGCGCGGCGGCGAAAAGGTGCTGGAGGCGCTGTGCCGGATGTATCCGCAGGCCGACATCTTTACCCATGTCGCCGATCCGCCCGCCCTGTCGGACACGCTGCGCGCCCACAAGATCACCGAGACCTTCATCGGCCGGCTGCCCGCCGCCAAGTCCAAGTATCAGGCCTATCTGCCGCTGATGCCCCGCGCCTTGGAGGGCGTGGACCTGACCGGCTATGACCTCGTGATCTCGTCCGAGGCGGGGCCCGCCAAGGGGGTCATCGTGCCGCCCGACTGTTTCCACCTGTGTTACTGCCATTCGCCGATGCGGTATCTTTGGGACCAGTATCACGTCTATCGCGCGGGCACGGGCCGGGTTCAGAAACTGGCGATGTCGGTCTTTGCCCACGGCTTGCGGCAATGGGACGTGACCAGTGCGGCGCGGGTCGATGCCTTTGCCGCCAATTCCAACCACGTGGCCGACCGCATCCGCAAATACTGGCGCCGCGACGCCGCCGTGGTGGCGCCCCCCGTCGCGGTAGAGGATTTCGCGCCGGTGGCGGATGTGGGCGACAGCTATCTCTGGCTGGGGGAACTGGCCCCCTACAAACGTCCCGACATCGCGGTCGAGGCGTTCAGCCGGCTGGGCCTGCCGCTGACCATCATCGGTGGCCCGCAAAAGACGGTGGACGCGTTGAAGGCCGGGGCAAAGGACAATGTCACCTTTCTGGGCAAGACCGATTTCGCCACGCTCAAGGATCACCTGGCCCGCTGCCGGGCGCTGATCTTTCCGGGCGAAGAGGATTTCGGCATCGTTCCGGTCGAGGCCATGGCCTCGGGCCGCCCGGTCATTGCCTACGGGCGTGGCGGGGCCTGCGATTCGGTGGTGGATGGCAAGACCGGCCTGCTGTTCCCGCACCAATCGGTCGCGGATCTGGTCGCCGCGGTCGAGAGGTTCGAGGCCGAGCGTCTGTATGACGTCGACCCCCAGGCCCTGGTCGAACACGCGGCGGGCTTTGCCGAAAGCGCGTTTCGCGCGGGCATCGAGGCGCTGATCCCTGCGCATCTGCGCCCGGCGGGATGA